Genomic segment of Microcoleus sp. bin38.metabat.b11b12b14.051:
ACTCGCACATTCCTTCGCAAACTGCGCGTGTATCGATGCAGACTAAACTTATCATCGGCTGATGCTGTTATTCCTTTAGTCTTAGCTTCCTCGATCGCCTTTTCAACTTCCTCTACTTCCTTACCATACTGATTCCAGTAAGCCAGAACATTACCAGCAAAAGGCTGATTTCTAATTTCTCCAGCAATCACCCGCAACGCTAAAGGATGTCCTTCATAAGCACTTCCAATCCTTTCTAAATAGGGTTTACCTGCTGAGTCTATATCAATATCTAACCCTGTTTTTTCAAATAATGCCAACCGTTCTATTTCTTCCAGTCCACTCAGAGGTTGACAATACCAGAAATTTTGATACCTGGTTCCTATTGTTGGTATCTCAGCAGGTAAATCTTGGGAAGTTAGGATAATACAGCTTTCACAAGAATCTGCTGCTAGCAAACTTTCAAAAAATCGCACCCACCACTCATCTTTAAAATCACTCCATCCCTCTTCTTCATTCCCCTGTAGAATGTTCTCTAAAGAATCAATCTGCACCAAATAGCGATTCTCTGTTAGATGTCTCACCAATCGATAGAGCAGGCGTTGAGTATCTTTACGGTCTTCCGGCGTGATTAATTCTCCCCATTTTTCCAGCCAGCGGGCAGCAACGCTAGCAAAATCTGAGGTTTGCTGTTCGTCATCAAAGTTTTCTTGATGATAGTGCGACCAGTCATTTTCAAACCAGTCGGCAACTTCTACTGCTAATCTTTCGCCAAGAGCCGTTTTACCAATCCCTGTGATACCAACCAACATCAGCAGGCGGCAATTACTACGAATACGATCGCTCAAATCCCGAATCAGGTTGTCCCGACCAACCCATCTATCATCAAGTGCAAAGAAATTAAGAGGACGAACTTGAGTTTCTTGCAAACTCTCACTTGCAGTAGACTGAGACTCCTCACGAAAAAGCTGTTTACGCTCACGAGGTGGCAAGGTGCGTAATATACCTACGCCTGGTTTGGGCGTCCGAGGTTGATTAGTCAATCGGCGGTAAAGCGATTCATATCCATCTGCTGTATCCAGTCTGTAAAAGGTAGCACTACGAAGGGGACTAGGGATAAATTCAGAATCTTGAGCAGTAAAGGTGATTGGAATAAACTTTGAATTCTTCCCTTGGGCATCATAGAGTTCCTGAATGATGACACCTCCTTCCCAAGTTACCCCCTTTCCTTTTCCTATTTCTTCCTTTCCTCGGAATCTTCGATCGTACTGCTGCGTACACACGATCAGGGCATAATCTGATGCTTCGACTTGATTAAGCATCCAGCGTTGCCATCCTTCATGGGGCGAATCTTCATACTGATCGATATTGGAATCAATCCCATCTTCACGAAGGCGATCGGCAAGTGCCAGTACCGATTCTTTGTGTTCTTGGGAGTCATGGCTATAGCTGATAAAAACTTTTGGAGGTTTAGGCTCAGAATTCATGGTTCGATCGGATTCAGGTAAACGAAGCAGTAAAGTAGATTGTTGAGAAGATGGCTTAGCTGTCTCCTCAATTTGAAGCTTCGCCAACACTTCAAAAGCAAACGCACTTGCATTGCGAGCAGCAATTTCCTGAGAGCCACCCGCATCAGCTTCTTTCTTACCATCAATCAGATCGGAAATCCCACGGATAACCAGCGCCCATACTTGGTGATTGGCATGAGCAGCTTGCAGTAAGCCTCGCCCCTCCATCTCCACAGCTACCGCATCACCATAGTTCAATTGAATAAACTGAAAAACTCTGGACTGAGTTGAAGCAATCACCTTTTCCCCAGCAGCAATCGGTGCAACGAATACGCGAGGGGTAGAACCCGGTAGAGGTGCCAGTCTTTGCAGCCAGTCAGATTTCCTAGACTCAGCCCTAGCTCGATGGATTAGATTGTATGTAGAAAGCCCTACATCTGGTCTGGGTTGAAATTTCTGTTTTGCCTTGCCAGGTTCCTTGCCAGATTCATAGCCATAGACTTTCGTGGCCGCTACCACGTCACCAAGGGCTACATCCTTGATGCCTCCAGCAATACCTACAAAGAATATGACGCTGGGATTGAAATAGGCGATCGCCCGTTCCGCCTCAACTGCTGCTCCCGCATTACCTGCACCCACCTCAACAATCCCGACTTCCCAAGACTTCCCGTTAGCAGCAAATTTGCCACGCTCGTAAATCGTTCCTTGGGGGTGCATCTCCTCCCGGAGGTCGTCAATATGGGTGCGAACAGCCATATACTCAATGGGGAGAGCAGTTACGATAACTGCACAAGGCATATTTTGACCCCCTTATTTGGTTTGAGTGTAGAATTCTATTCTTTATTCTGACGGTTTCATCAGTAATTTGCCTACCCTAAAAACCGAACAAAGTTCTGTCGATCGCGAATACCCTCCTTAACTTCAGGCAAGTTGTGGTATTTTCCATGCCCCAAGAATTAAAATATTGTTAGGCGATCGCCCCAAGGGCAGCACTTTTGTGACGAAATCTCTATCAAGTACAGTCCTGGACGCATCAAGAGCGAAGAAACCGGGCTTTTCACCTAATCTGCGGACTACAGCGAAGAATGTTCGTGAAA
This window contains:
- a CDS encoding SEFIR domain-containing protein, with protein sequence MPCAVIVTALPIEYMAVRTHIDDLREEMHPQGTIYERGKFAANGKSWEVGIVEVGAGNAGAAVEAERAIAYFNPSVIFFVGIAGGIKDVALGDVVAATKVYGYESGKEPGKAKQKFQPRPDVGLSTYNLIHRARAESRKSDWLQRLAPLPGSTPRVFVAPIAAGEKVIASTQSRVFQFIQLNYGDAVAVEMEGRGLLQAAHANHQVWALVIRGISDLIDGKKEADAGGSQEIAARNASAFAFEVLAKLQIEETAKPSSQQSTLLLRLPESDRTMNSEPKPPKVFISYSHDSQEHKESVLALADRLREDGIDSNIDQYEDSPHEGWQRWMLNQVEASDYALIVCTQQYDRRFRGKEEIGKGKGVTWEGGVIIQELYDAQGKNSKFIPITFTAQDSEFIPSPLRSATFYRLDTADGYESLYRRLTNQPRTPKPGVGILRTLPPRERKQLFREESQSTASESLQETQVRPLNFFALDDRWVGRDNLIRDLSDRIRSNCRLLMLVGITGIGKTALGERLAVEVADWFENDWSHYHQENFDDEQQTSDFASVAARWLEKWGELITPEDRKDTQRLLYRLVRHLTENRYLVQIDSLENILQGNEEEGWSDFKDEWWVRFFESLLAADSCESCIILTSQDLPAEIPTIGTRYQNFWYCQPLSGLEEIERLALFEKTGLDIDIDSAGKPYLERIGSAYEGHPLALRVIAGEIRNQPFAGNVLAYWNQYGKEVEEVEKAIEEAKTKGITASADDKFSLHRYTRSLRRNVRVRLEKTFNRLEKDVRYAYILLCEASVYRCPVPEDFWLSHLEDWDRDEEEQQVALDALRDRYLVEEFVESDRYLLRQHNLIRGVSLEHLKQLGEDDESTK